The DNA sequence CTGCACTGAGGCAGATTGTACAGGTGCATCCCAAGAACTTAGAATATCGTTCATTTTCatagttcatttttttccctaatttaattaaaaaagtgaaaatttgatttattgtagattcattacacataaatattaaaagccttttttattatttgtcatttattttttattttttttggtggagagattttattatgtattttgtactatatttattttgaacggCCTGGATATCTTGCCGTTTTCTTGTGGCCGTCATTCTTTTTGCTTCATTTATGAATTATGGTGCGTTAAATTACGTTGGCTGACAGGTCAAAGGGCCGCTATTTTATAACGAGAAAGTGGAGGGATAGCGTACATCTCAAACAGTAATTCCATGCCACATCATTAAACGTATAGCTGCAATTGTTTTAAGTAACACTGATGTGTTAATTCCACTGTCATTTGAGTTTTGCTCtgtcatactgtgtgtattgtaaTGCACTTGGAATTGTACATACCTACATTCTTATGGTtagtactgtattgtaatggccttgtgattgtgattttgttatgctgctatttgaccctgtcttggctaggtctcatttgtaaaagaggttttaatctcagtGTGACTTCCTAGTGAAATATAAAGGTTTATATTAATGCTGACACTGAAGAAATAATGCGGACATTTTCCACCGTGAGAGATCAGCCAGcttttgttgtattttctgACTTACACAGTGCTTTTCCCCACACAGGTAATAATGAGGTCTTGCGTGTGATCCAGTACCCTGCCGATATAacggtggaggagggagagacggcTCACATGCAGTGCTGCTGGGGGTGGGGTTCGCAGATGGAGCAAGTGCAACTGATTTGGGAGAACAGCACATCTAAAATATATTATCATAGAATAGATATGCGTAGCACAGTATATcaaacaacatcaacaaaccTGGCAAAGGAAGACAAATATGGTTCTTCTATCTCTGGAAAGTGCTCCGACTTTAGTATTTCAGGTGTATCTATGAACCATGCAGGTGTATTCATCTGTTCTATTCAGGCAGAAATTCCCTATTATATagctggaaaaggaaatggaACTCGGCTAACAGTGAAACCCAGGCCTGGAACAGATACGACACCCCAGGGTGAGTATGCTGTCAGCAGATTACAATGAGTAGGGGTGGGGGCAGTGTAGCATGGTGGTGTGGGAAATGGGCCTGTAACTGTGAGATAGATTTGATTGCTGTCGTGCCCTCCAtttttggctgaaatgtttAAATCACCATTAATCAAAAACTGTACCCAGAGTTTGGGTGTTTATAATAATAGGGTGTATAATCAAAAGGACCAAACatattattgaaaatgctacgaTGATGACAATTTGTAAATAACAAATTAGGGGTGGAGGCACACCAAAGAAACAATGAACCGACATGCTTTCAAGAGAGGAATTCAAAGATGAATTTTACACCGTTGGATTATAAAGGTATGAATGAAGGGTAGACATTTTATTTAACGCTGCAGTTGAGCCATTGGATGCCACCCCTGTCACAGCAGTGCTGATCCCATTGGCAGTCGTGATGGAGActccaccagttaccctggctcaatcagctaattggCCATACGCACCATGACCGATAAATTAAACTGCTAAAAGAGAAGAACTTTTATCAACTGCTGTTTAGGTCATGGAATGTGGCTATGAATGAGACATCATGTAAAGGATTGGGCTAATTCAATAACAAAGAGCGGAAGTTGGTCTGAAAGCCTATTTGCCAGTCTGCAGCCTGCACTGAGGCAGATTGTACAGGTGCATCCCAAGAAATTAGAATATCGTTCATTTTTATAGTTCATTTCTTTCcctaatttaattcaaaaagtgaattCATCAgtgattcattacacataaatattgaaagcctttttttaattattttttttcatcttcattaAGGTGTTACGTAAGGGGGTATGTGTGGTTCCAGTCTTGTCCTGCAGGTGGAGCCAGGAGGTGTACCCTGCACTGATTACTAACCTGCCGCACCTGCCATGGGCTGGAGTATataaactcctccccttcctccacccactctctctttttgtcttggcagcca is a window from the Conger conger chromosome 8, fConCon1.1, whole genome shotgun sequence genome containing:
- the LOC133134856 gene encoding uncharacterized protein LOC133134856 isoform X2 gives rise to the protein MRTFSTVRDQPAFVVFSDLHSAFPHTGNNEVLRVIQYPADITVEEGETAHMQCCWGWGSQMEQVQLIWENSTSKIYYHRIDMRSTVYQTTSTNLAKEDKYGSSISGKCSDFSISGVSMNHAGVFICSIQAEIPYYIAGKGNGTRLTVKPRPGTDTTPQDEPPLQLDGTSHTAVLIPLAVVMGTLCLCAFLCYWRKKKQTPYPEQTSGKVGMVIHEGPHAEGEDSMEQEGAMALVEHEGSSRSSQGSTQWSTVPVYESFDYFAVRTSEDR